The Plantactinospora sp. KBS50 sequence GGCGGACCGTCCGACGTTGCCGATGCGGGAACCGGATGTTCCGGCTCGGTTAGTCTGCCGACGCCAGCCCATCGCTAGGAAGTCTTGTCAAGAACTGCGCAGCCGGCGGAGATGAGAAGCGGCACGTTGCCGGCGATTGCCTTTGCCGCCTCGTCCGCGGTCAGCGAGTCGAGTTCCTCGCCCTCGGCCCTGCCTTGCTCAGCATCTTCGGCGAGGCCTGAGCAGGCAGCCCAGAGTGACTCTTCAGTGCTGGAGAAGGCCCAGATGCCATAGACAGTCGCGCTCACCTTCAGCAGAGGCTGCCCGTTGTGACCGATGCGCTCCCAAGCCGGTTCATCCGGAGTGCTGCCCAGGCCCTCAGCTGTGGGAAATAGCTTGAGCTGCCGAAACACCTTTTCGAGCGAGCCGTCCGGGTCGAACTCAACGAGAAGGCCGCGCTCCAGCAGCGCTTCGATTGCCTGGTCTGGCTGCGCTGGACCGTTTCCAGACGCAACGAGGTCATCGCGCAGCGTCGCCCGATTGATCTCCAGCCGAGCGTGCCTTTCGGGGTCGAGAAACGCCCGTCCCCAGACCTTGAACTCGTCGACGGTCAGCTGCGCGAATTCTTCGCGGAGCCGCACCCGGTAGAACTCCGGTTCCGGGTCGGGCGGGGTGACGTACCGGTAGGAGGGGCCGAGGTTGAGGCCGACGGGGACGATGACGGTGGGCATCGGGGGACCTTCCGGGGTTCGGTGTCAGAGGACGGCGTTGTACTTTTCGGTCTGGGCGATGGCGGCCTGGATCAGGCCGGCGCCCTCGCCGAACTTCTGCTTGGCGGCGCTGAGTTTGCCGATGGCTCCCATGACGGCGGGTTGCTGGGTGCCGGCGGCGAGGGCCTGGAGCACGGCGATGGCCCGGTCGACCTGAGCGTTGACGCCGGCGAGCTGGGCGAGTGCCTTGTCGGCTTCGGACTTGCCGTGTGCCAGGCCCGCCTTGATGTCTCCGATGGTGGCCACTGGATGTTCCTCCCCTGATTCGTGATGTCCAACGCCCGCCACCGATGGCGGGTGCGTCTGCGGGTTCAGCCTCGGATCGCGGCGATGAAGATGAACCACAGGATCGGCATGCCGACAAAACAGATCACTCCGCCGGCGCGCACGGACCGGGTGTCCCCGCCGCCGATGCGCGGCTGCCCGACGAGGCTGATGGTGAGGTAGCCGGCGAAGAACGCCAGCGCTGGCAGCCCGCACAGCGACCAGGGCACGAGTTGCCACGGGATGCGGCCGAGGTCGGTGTCGGGGCTGGCGGCGAACATCAGCAGCGAGGCGAGGGTGCCCAGCGTCGCTGCGGCGGTGTAGACGAGGGCGTTGCGGGCCAGCGGGGTGAGCCCGGGCAGCAGCGGTGGTTGCGCGGCCCGCCGGTGGGCCTGCTCGGCGACGGTGTCGGCCGCGTCGGCGGATGCGACGGCCCGGCGAAGTGCCTCGGCCGGGTCGGCGACCGGGCTGGGGGCGATGCCGCCGACGTGCGGTTCGGGCAGGCGCAGCGTGGTGGCGAACTGGTGAAGGTGTTGTCGCTGGACCGCGAGCCGGTGGGTGATCTGGTCGAGGGCGGCCTGGCCGCTGCGGCTCGCCGCGGCCTGCTGCTCGGCCCGTGAGCGTTCGTGCTGTAGCAGGGCGGCGAGGCGGCGGGCGTGGTCGGTGTAGGCGGCCCAGCCGCCGTCGCGGGGCATCGGGGTGACGGGGTCAGTCATGCCATGTCGTCGATCTGGTCGAGGGTTCCGGGGCGGACGTAGGGGACGATGAGGGTGCGGCGGTTGTCGTGCCGCTCTATAAGTAGGGCCCGGTTGGGTCGGGACTGCCACTCGGAGGCGTATTCGCCGAGCAGGGAGCCGATGTCGCTGCCGGGCAGGTTGAGCGCGACGAGGCAGGCGACCTCGCCGCCGCCGGTGGGACCGAGGTCGTCGCTGAACCGGCTCAGGGTGCGCCACCAGCCGAGCAGGTGCACACCGTGGCCGGGCCCGTTGGCCAACACGGCCCGCAGGTCGTCGTGCCCGGAGCGGTAGGTGGTCGGGTCGCTGGTAGCGAGGAGGTTGGTCGCGGCGTCGGCGCCGAACACCACCAGGTACGTCGACTGCCCGCCGCCAGGCTCGGACTGCTGGGCGAGGTCGACCAACTGCGTCCGGTACTGGGTGGAGGTGAGCGTTTCGCAGGGGTGGCCGGCTGCGGTGATCGCCTCGACGGTGGCGTCGGCGGCCTCGTCGGCGGCGGCGACAAGCGGCGCGACGAGGAAGCGGGCGGTGCCGGGGGTGTGCTGGCGGGCCAGGCTGACCGCGGCTGCGTACAGCACGTCGGCTCCGACCGGTGAGGTGCCGAGCACGGCCAGATGGCTGCCCGGCGTGGCGTCGAGGGTGAACCCGGCGGTCGGTAGACCGACCTCGACGGCACGGCCGACCAGCGCCCGCCGCCGCCGTACGTTCGGAGACAGGCGGGCGAAGATGGGATCGGCGTCGGGGTGCTGCTCGGCGTAGCCGGCGAACACCGCGGGCGGCGCGTCGCCCGGCGGTCGGGCGTTCCACAGCAGGTGGCGCTGCGCTGTCACCGATGTGGCATCGGCGTTCGGGAAGCGGATCACCCGGTTCGCCCCCGGTATCCCGGCGGCCGCGTTGACGACGGCTGCGCCGATCGGGAGGTTGTCGGCACCGTCGTTGAGCTGGTCGAGGATCCCGCCGCCGCCGGCGAGAGCGATCCGCAGCGGAAACTGCCCGAAGATCGACTCGGTTTTCGCGAACAGCGCCTCCACCCCGGAGATGGTCTGCGAGGCCAGGACCAGGTGGATGCCGTACGAGCGGCCCTTGCGCGCCAACTCCTCCAGCAGCGCCACCGCCTGCCGGGCCACCGCGTCGTTGCCCTCGAAGAGCACATGGAACTCGTCGATCACCGCCACCAGCCGCGGCATCGCCACGTCCGGCCGCCCGGTGCGCAGGTCGGCCAGCTTCGTCACCCCGGCCCGCTTCAACTCGCTCGCCCGGCGGGTCATCTCCCGCGACAGCGTGCGCAGCACCGCCAGCCCGTACTCCCGGTCGGACTCGATACCGACCGTGCGGGCGTGCGGGATCCACGACGGATCCACGGCCGTCGGGGTGAACTCCGCGAACGACACCCCCTCCTTGAAGTCCAGCAGATACAGGCCCAACTCGTCCGGCGAGTAGCGCGAGGCAAGGCCGTAGAGCACATCCAGCAGGAAGACCGTCTTGCCCGACCCGGTACGCCCACCCACCAACCAGTGCGGCGTCGCATCATCCAGCGCCAGCACGCACTCGGCGCGGCCGTCCCGCCCGACCACGGTCCGCAAGCCCTCGACCGACGACTCCTGCCACATCTCGGCCGGCATCAACGCCGTGAAATCCGTGGACGCCTGCACCCGCGCGGCTTTCGCCAACCGGCGACAGACCGCTTCGACCAGCTCGTCGGGTGGGCCGCTGTCCAGCCGCATCGGCACCGCCAACCCCGTACCGTCGTCGCTGAACCGGTACGGACCCGGCGGATCCGAGACCTGGAACGATCCGTCGCCGGTCGCCGTCAGGTGCGTCGTCCGTTCCAGTCGGGGCACCGCGTCCAGACCCGGGTGTTGCGGCGGCGGATAACCGGCCAGCAACAGGAACACACCCGCGGCCGGCCCGGCGTGCGCGATCGCCGTTAGCCGCGACCATTCCGTACGCCCCGTCCCCTGCGGCATGGCCGCGACACAGAGCAGCAGCACCGACGGGTCCGCCTCACCGGCCTGGACCCGCTCGATCCGCTCCTCCGCCTCGGCGAGTACCCGCTGGAAACCCGGAAGGTCAATCGCGGGCCGCCGCCACGCATCCGCCTCCACCATCGCGCGGAACGGACCGAGCACCGCACCGAGCGTCGCCCCGTCCACGGTCGCAACCCGAAGCGCGCCGTCCGGCATCGCCGCAAGCACCCGCAGCAGCAACCCACGCAGCCAGCGCGCCAGGGACGGATCGCGGGCATCAATGTCAATCGCCAGATGACCGGCTCCCACGAACGGTACGACGACGGTGAATACGCTGCCTGCGACCGGTGACGCCCCACCCAGCCGAACCGCAAGCGGGCGACCCACAGCCGCGTCCACGCCCGTCGGAAGGCTCCCGGCGGCAGCGTCCAGCCGGCAACCGAGCCAGCCCGGCGTCAGCCCTTCGGCCAGCCGCTGCATGCCGGCGGCGAACCGCCGGGCGTCCTCGACGGCCTGCGCAGAGCGGCTGTCCTGCCCGCTGCTGCCGCTTGCGTTGGCGCGCAGCCCGGCGCGTGCGGCCTCCACATGCGACAACGCCTCCCGGTGCGCCGCCACCGCCCGACCGAACGCCGACGCCACCGACTCCATGCCAACGTCTCCCCAGGACCGATGGACCGCGATCTCTGGCGCCGACCCTATCCAACGACACCACCCGCAGTCAGTCCCGTATTGCGCAGCGTGCTGGGCAACGTAGTGAGGAGGTCTCTGTCACGGCGAGGACGTGCCCGGTCCGCCAGCCGACGTCAGTCGGCCAGGGCGTGCACTACAGCAATGAGTAGCGCATCGACAGCGAAAAGTGATAGGAGTGGCAGACCATCGCCTCAGGGGAGTCTCGCGATGCGAGTGGAGGTGCTCTCAGGCCATGGCGGCCAGCAGTTCGGCCGCACCGTTCAACACCTTCAGCAGGCCGGAACGAATGTGGTTGCCTGGCAGGAGTCGCACCGCCAGGCGCGGCAGGCTCTCGCCGCGAGTCGCCGTGCAAAGCCCTGGTGGAAGCGCTTGTTGAGGATCTCCACGGTTGAGGAGCGGGAGGCGAGCCGCCGGCCGAGCTTGTCGATCCCCTCATTGGGCGCCTGCCACGGCTCATCCGGGACGAGATCCGGACGAGCCTGATCCGGGCGCGGGCAACATTCGACCTCCCGAAGCCCGCCGCCCGTCCGTTACAACGGGCAGGTCTGCACCTCACCGTCGGCGGCCGGCCGAGCCGTCTGCGGGGGTACCTGAGCCCCGCTCCCGCAGCTCAGCGCGGTGGAAGCCGGTGGGGAGTCTGGCGCACGAAACAAGCTCAGTCGTGGAGGTGGGCGGCGAGCAACTCGGCAAGATGGACACCCTGCACGCCGGCGAGCTGTTCGGCCTGCGTCCGGCAGGAGAAGCCGTCCGCGAGCAGCACGGTGCCCGGGGAACGCTGACGAACCGCGGGAAGTAGCGAGCGTTCGGCTACCGCCACCGATATGTCGTAGTGACCTCGTTCCATGCCGAAGTTCCCGGCCAGCCCGCAGCAGCCGGCCAGGATCTCGATCTTCGCGCCCGTTTCGTTCAGCAGCCGGCGGTCGGTTTCGAAGCCCATCACCGCGTGCTGATGGCAGTGCGGCTGGGCGATCACCGTGATGCCGTCGAGCCGGGGTGGTCGCCACCGATCCTTTCGACCGGGCTGTTCGGTGAGGATTTCCGCCAGGGTGCGGACCGCCGCCGACACGGTGCCGGACCGTGGGTCCTCCGGAAGCAGGTCGGGCAGTTCCTGGCGCAGCACGGCCGTGCAGGACGGCTCGATCCCGACGATCGGGAGGCCAGCCGACACGAACGGGGCCAGGATGTCGAGCGTGCGCCGCAGCCGGATCCTGGCGGCGTCCAACTGGCCGGTCGAGATCCAGGTCAGTCCGCAACAGGCGGTTCGCGATGGCACCACCACCTCGTAGCCGGCCGCCTGGAGGACCTCGATGACGGCGTGCCCGGCCGTGGGAGAGAACGCGTCGGTGAAGGTGTCCGCCCAGAGCACCACCCGGGGCGGACCGCCCGATTCCGGTCGCTCCGCCGGATCAGCCAGGCGGCGGGTACGGGTTGCCCGCCGCAGCGGGACGGGGGCGAAGCGGGGGATGCCGCGGCGTACGTCCATCCCCCCGAGTCGAAGCAGTCGCGAGCGAATCAACGCTGGCCGCAGCAGGGAATTGACCAGCCGCGGTGCCATCCCGGCAAGCCGGGCCCAGCGCGGCAGTTGCCCCAGGGCGTAGTGATTCGCCGGCCGCAGCCGCCCGCGGTAGGCATGGTGCAGCACCTCCGCCTTGTACGTGGCCATGTCCACGCCGGCCGGGCAGTCGCTGCCGCACGCCTTGCAGGACAGGCAGAGGTCCAGCGCCTCGAGCACCTCGCGGGAGCGGAAGCCGTCCCGGACCAGGCTGCCGTTCGCCAGCTCCTGCAGCACCCGCGCCCGGCCCCGGGTGGAGTCTGTCTCGTCGCCGGTGGCCAGGAACGACGGGCACATGAATCCGCCGGCCGCGGAGTTGTCGGCTCGGCACTTGCCGACGCCTACGCAACGGTGCACCGCGTTGGTGAGGTCGCCGCCGTCCTCGCGCAGCGCCATGCCGCCGGGGCGCCGGGACAGCGGCAGCGGGTGGGCGACGGGTCGGCGCAGGTCGTCGTCCACGGCCCGGGGCCGGACGACGACTGCGGGGTTGAGCAGGTCGTGCGGGTCGAAGACTGCCTTGAACGCGGCGAAGGCGGCGATCGCGTTCGGGGAGTACATTTCCGGCAGGAGTTCGCTGCGGGCCCTGCCGTCCCCGTGTTCCCCGGAGAGCGAACCGCCGTGCGCCGCGACCAGCCGGGCCGCGTCCAGCAGGAAGGGCCGCATCCGCTCCGGACGCCCAGCCAGCGGCAGGTTCAGCCGCAGGTGGACGCAGCCGTCACCGAAGTGGCCGTAGGCCAGGCCCTCGATGCCGTGTTCGGCGAGCAACTCCTCCAACTCGCGCAGGTAACGCCCGAGCCGCTCGGGTGGGACCGCGGCGTCCTCCCAGCCCGGCCATGCCTGCTCGCCGGCGGCGGTCCGGCCGGCCAGGCCCGCACCGTCCTCGCGGATCCGCCACAGCCGGGCCGCCTCCGCGCCCGCGGGCACCACGCGCAGCTCTCGGGTGCCGGCACCGACGGCCAGCCGCCGGGCGGCAGCGTACGCGTGCTCCGGGCTGTCCCCGCCGGTCTCCACGAGCAGCCACCCACCGCCGCGGGGCAGCTCCGGCACGGCGCCGGAACCCTTGTGCCGGCGGACGACGTCGACGATGCGGGCGTCGATGCCCTCGACCGCCAGCGGCCCGTGGCCGAGCAGGGCGGGTACGGCGTCGGCGGCGGTGGCCATGTCGGGATAGCCGAGCACGGCGAGCGCGTGCGCCGCCGGCGGCCGTACCAGCCCGACGGTGGCGCCCAGCACCAGCGCGCAGGTCCCCTCCGTGCCGACCAGGGCCCTGGCAACGTCGCCGCCGTGCTCGGGCAGCAGGTGCTCCAGCGAGTAGCCCGAGACCTGGCGGCCGAACCGGCCCAGCTCGGTCCGGATGGTGGCGAGGTGGAGCCGCACCATCTCCGCGAGCCCCGGCACCGACGACACGCCGGTCGCCGCCGGTACGGCATCCCCGCCGGGCTGTGCCGTGGCCGCATCGCGGTACCGCGCCGTGACAGCGCCGCCGGGCTGTGCCGTGGCCGCGTCGCGTCCGGCGAGGAACCTGCGCCCGGCGCCGTCGAGCACGTCCAGCGCCAGCACGTTGTCCGAGGTGCGCCCGTACGCTATCGCGTGCGACCCGCAGGCGTTGTTGCCGATCATGCCGCCGACGGTGCAGCGGGCGTGGGTGGACGGATCGGGGCCGAACCGGAGCCCGTGTGGACCCGCCGCCCTCTGCAGGGTGTCGAGGACGGTGCCGGGTTCGACGACGGCCGACCTGGCCTCCGGGTCGATGGCGAGCACCCGGTTCAGATGCCGGCTGGTGTCGAGCACGATGCCGGGACCGACCGCGTTGCCGGCCACGGACGTGCCGGCGCCGCGCATGGTCAGCGGCGTCCCCGTCTCGCGGGCGATCTCGGCGGTGCCGAGGATGTCGTCCACGTCCCGGGGGAACACCACCACCCGGGGCACCACCCGGTAGTTCGACGCGTCGCTGGAGTACTCGGCCCGGCGCAGGGCCGACGCGCTCACCTCGCCGCCGACCGCCGCCCGCAACCGCTCGACCAGGTCGGCGCGGCGCAGTCGCTGCCTGGCGCCGTCGGTTGTCATGGCCGGGCCTCCTGCGGGGACGGCGGGACAGCGGCGCCGGCGCCCGGCGCGTCGAGTGCGGCCCGACGGATGGCGCGGAGCCGGTGCATGACGGCGTTGCCGCCCCGGCCGAAGTAGTCGTGCAGGCGGGCGTACTCGGCGAAGAGGGCGTCGTAGACCGGCGCCGCGCCCGGGTCCGGCAGGTACCTGCGGGGTTCGTGCCGCCCCATCACGCCGGCCGCGGTAGGAACGTCGGGGTGGATGCCGGCGGCGACGGCCGCGTGGATGGCCGACCCCAGCGCGGGGCCCTGAGCCGAGGTGATCACGCCGATCGGCAGCCCGGTGACGTCGGCGCACATCTGCATGAAGAACCGGTTCGTGGTGAGGCCGCCGGCGGCGACCAGCTCGGTCACCGGCAGCCCCGCGTCGACGAAGGCGTCGACGATGGTACGCGTGCCGAACGCGGTTGCCTCCAGCAGCGCACGGTAGACGTCCTCGGGGCGGGTCGCCAGGGTGGCACCGACGACCAGGCCGGAGAGGGTGTGATCGGTCAGCACCGACCGGTTGCCGGAGTGCCAGTCGAGGGCGACCAGCCCGTGCGCCCCGACCGGCTGGGCCGCGGCGAATTCGGTCAACAGTTCGTGCACCGACATGCCCCGCTGCCGGGCCTGCTCGACGTGGCCGGCCGGCACGCAGGTGTCGACGAACCAGGAGAAGATGTCCCCGACGCCGCTCTGCCCGGCCTCGTACCCCCACAGCCCGTCCACGATGCCGCCGTCCACGATGCCGCACATGCCGGGCACCTCGACCCGGCGTTCGGCGCTCATCACCAGGCACGTCGAGGTTCCCATGGTGGCCACCAACTGGCCGGGGCCGACCGCGCCGGCCGCGGCGGCGGTGACGTGCGCGTCGACGTTGCCAACGGCCACCGCGATGCCCGGCCGCAGTCCCGTCCACGCCGCAGCCTGCGGGGTGAGGGCGCCGGCACGAGCGCCCAGGCGCCCCAACGGCTGGTCCAGCTTGGCGGCGACGAAGTCGGCGAAGTCGGGGTGGAGCTGACCGAGGAATTCCGGGTCCGGGTGCGCACCGTCCTGGAGCAGGCCCTTGTAGCCGGCGGCGCAGACGCTCCGGACGTACCGGCCGCACAGCTGCCAGACGATCCAGTCGGCCGCCTCGACCCATCTGTCCATCGCCCGGTAGAGCTCGGGCGCATCCTCAAGGACCTGCAGCGCCTTGGGGAACTGCCACTCCGAGGACGTCCGCCCGCCGTACCGGGACAGCCACGGCGCGGCCCGCGCCGCTGCCAGCTCGTTGATCCGGTCCGCCTGCGGCTGGGCCGCATGGTGCTTCCACAGCTTGGCGTACGCGTGCGGGTTCGCGGCGAACTCCGGCAACTGGCAGAGCGGGACTCCCTCGGCGGTGGTGGGCAGCACGGTGCTGGCCGTGAAGTCCGTGGCGATGCCGACCACGTCGGCCGGGTCGGCGTCGGCTGCCGCCAGCGCGGCGGGGACCGCCGTGCGCAGCACCTCGACGTAGTCGGACGGCACCTGCAGGGCCCAGTCCGGCGGCAGGAGCTGACCGGTCCGGGTGAGGTGGCGATCCATCACGCCGTGTCGGAACGGGTGGACCGCCGAGGCCAGTTCGGCGCCGTCCGCCGCCCGGACCACGATGGCCCGCCCGGACAGGGTCCCGAAGTCCACCCCCACCACCAGGGCCCGCTCCCGGCCAACCGTCGTTGCGCTCACGGCAGCCACCGCCCGGGTGCGAGCCTGTGCGGAGGCCGGTCGGCACGGCGTCGGGTCACCGCAGGCGCTCCCCGCTGTCGGTGTCGAACAGGTACACCCGGGCGGCCGGTGCGGCGAACCGGACAGGCTCGCCCGGCCGCATCACCGTGTGCGCGTCGGTGAGCACGTCCACCGGCGCGTCGACGCCGGGCACGTCGACGCTCAGCTGCCCGAACTCGAGCAGGTTCGCGAAGGCCCGGACCGAGCCGGACAGCCCGGGGGCGTCCACGGGCAGACCGACCTGGCAGTCCTGCGGCCGGATGCCGACGACCACCCGCCGGCCGGGCTCGGCCGTAGCGCAGCCCGTC is a genomic window containing:
- a CDS encoding FtsK/SpoIIIE domain-containing protein, which codes for MESVASAFGRAVAAHREALSHVEAARAGLRANASGSSGQDSRSAQAVEDARRFAAGMQRLAEGLTPGWLGCRLDAAAGSLPTGVDAAVGRPLAVRLGGASPVAGSVFTVVVPFVGAGHLAIDIDARDPSLARWLRGLLLRVLAAMPDGALRVATVDGATLGAVLGPFRAMVEADAWRRPAIDLPGFQRVLAEAEERIERVQAGEADPSVLLLCVAAMPQGTGRTEWSRLTAIAHAGPAAGVFLLLAGYPPPQHPGLDAVPRLERTTHLTATGDGSFQVSDPPGPYRFSDDGTGLAVPMRLDSGPPDELVEAVCRRLAKAARVQASTDFTALMPAEMWQESSVEGLRTVVGRDGRAECVLALDDATPHWLVGGRTGSGKTVFLLDVLYGLASRYSPDELGLYLLDFKEGVSFAEFTPTAVDPSWIPHARTVGIESDREYGLAVLRTLSREMTRRASELKRAGVTKLADLRTGRPDVAMPRLVAVIDEFHVLFEGNDAVARQAVALLEELARKGRSYGIHLVLASQTISGVEALFAKTESIFGQFPLRIALAGGGGILDQLNDGADNLPIGAAVVNAAAGIPGANRVIRFPNADATSVTAQRHLLWNARPPGDAPPAVFAGYAEQHPDADPIFARLSPNVRRRRALVGRAVEVGLPTAGFTLDATPGSHLAVLGTSPVGADVLYAAAVSLARQHTPGTARFLVAPLVAAADEAADATVEAITAAGHPCETLTSTQYRTQLVDLAQQSEPGGGQSTYLVVFGADAATNLLATSDPTTYRSGHDDLRAVLANGPGHGVHLLGWWRTLSRFSDDLGPTGGGEVACLVALNLPGSDIGSLLGEYASEWQSRPNRALLIERHDNRRTLIVPYVRPGTLDQIDDMA
- a CDS encoding FAD-binding and (Fe-S)-binding domain-containing protein, whose translation is MTTDGARQRLRRADLVERLRAAVGGEVSASALRRAEYSSDASNYRVVPRVVVFPRDVDDILGTAEIARETGTPLTMRGAGTSVAGNAVGPGIVLDTSRHLNRVLAIDPEARSAVVEPGTVLDTLQRAAGPHGLRFGPDPSTHARCTVGGMIGNNACGSHAIAYGRTSDNVLALDVLDGAGRRFLAGRDAATAQPGGAVTARYRDAATAQPGGDAVPAATGVSSVPGLAEMVRLHLATIRTELGRFGRQVSGYSLEHLLPEHGGDVARALVGTEGTCALVLGATVGLVRPPAAHALAVLGYPDMATAADAVPALLGHGPLAVEGIDARIVDVVRRHKGSGAVPELPRGGGWLLVETGGDSPEHAYAAARRLAVGAGTRELRVVPAGAEAARLWRIREDGAGLAGRTAAGEQAWPGWEDAAVPPERLGRYLRELEELLAEHGIEGLAYGHFGDGCVHLRLNLPLAGRPERMRPFLLDAARLVAAHGGSLSGEHGDGRARSELLPEMYSPNAIAAFAAFKAVFDPHDLLNPAVVVRPRAVDDDLRRPVAHPLPLSRRPGGMALREDGGDLTNAVHRCVGVGKCRADNSAAGGFMCPSFLATGDETDSTRGRARVLQELANGSLVRDGFRSREVLEALDLCLSCKACGSDCPAGVDMATYKAEVLHHAYRGRLRPANHYALGQLPRWARLAGMAPRLVNSLLRPALIRSRLLRLGGMDVRRGIPRFAPVPLRRATRTRRLADPAERPESGGPPRVVLWADTFTDAFSPTAGHAVIEVLQAAGYEVVVPSRTACCGLTWISTGQLDAARIRLRRTLDILAPFVSAGLPIVGIEPSCTAVLRQELPDLLPEDPRSGTVSAAVRTLAEILTEQPGRKDRWRPPRLDGITVIAQPHCHQHAVMGFETDRRLLNETGAKIEILAGCCGLAGNFGMERGHYDISVAVAERSLLPAVRQRSPGTVLLADGFSCRTQAEQLAGVQGVHLAELLAAHLHD
- the araB gene encoding ribulokinase, which produces MSATTVGRERALVVGVDFGTLSGRAIVVRAADGAELASAVHPFRHGVMDRHLTRTGQLLPPDWALQVPSDYVEVLRTAVPAALAAADADPADVVGIATDFTASTVLPTTAEGVPLCQLPEFAANPHAYAKLWKHHAAQPQADRINELAAARAAPWLSRYGGRTSSEWQFPKALQVLEDAPELYRAMDRWVEAADWIVWQLCGRYVRSVCAAGYKGLLQDGAHPDPEFLGQLHPDFADFVAAKLDQPLGRLGARAGALTPQAAAWTGLRPGIAVAVGNVDAHVTAAAAGAVGPGQLVATMGTSTCLVMSAERRVEVPGMCGIVDGGIVDGLWGYEAGQSGVGDIFSWFVDTCVPAGHVEQARQRGMSVHELLTEFAAAQPVGAHGLVALDWHSGNRSVLTDHTLSGLVVGATLATRPEDVYRALLEATAFGTRTIVDAFVDAGLPVTELVAAGGLTTNRFFMQMCADVTGLPIGVITSAQGPALGSAIHAAVAAGIHPDVPTAAGVMGRHEPRRYLPDPGAAPVYDALFAEYARLHDYFGRGGNAVMHRLRAIRRAALDAPGAGAAVPPSPQEARP